The Apium graveolens cultivar Ventura chromosome 6, ASM990537v1, whole genome shotgun sequence genome contains a region encoding:
- the LOC141666940 gene encoding translocase of chloroplast 120, chloroplastic-like, with the protein MEYKGFANEDSEVNGSERKDMFIAEVSSVDSGELRRGDLGEKVVMKNELGGFGKVVDADNCTIEGDVSVGEGDGRGDSGDVGVDQEGDRDVMILSSTVGVVDNGKDGLWGVDDSVGVSVSEYGVGGSGDSNLVIGGMETECDFSDNQKADQSVISEASIKQEAQLDRVVGEVDGSGEGEAAQRKISELKEEISCETDKKLKINEINGISSTDRQDDMNEGLNEVSDGTYCDEKADLVKESVIVSNGDGEESDDEIAVKRSGVALQNWQNGVSFSKVLNSNGFEGSGHGSQVQEADSMLDQIDLSVGLNTKTATVSSTHQDEKIVDAEGVSAGSHSGEQADETETPCNELGNVEMELPTDSTSGLHENQTSTLGADGKGPAKELSVSELKQSEVSRKLDDNICTSVKESIQTLEVDITSSSEVSLKEDDKSEGAASHVEKSLNHSVTNQKSLSVDKSNSAVGKIEKEVSNSAQQKQTTGDTKGSETRSVATPSPAGLGRAAPLLEPSSRVVSQARVNGTGSHMHNQVAEESANGDAEENDETREKLQMIRVKFLRLAHRLGQTPHNVVVAQVLYRLGLAEQLRGRNGGRGATFSFDRASAMAEQLESAGQEPLDFSCTIMVLGKTGVGKSATINSIFDQVMFNTDAFKSETKKVQDVVGTVQGIKVRVIDTPGLLPSWSDQHRNVKILESVRRFIKKSPPDIVLYLDRLDMQSRDSGDMPLLRTITDTFGPSIWFNAIVVLTHAASAPPEGPNGVPTGYDMFLTQRSHVVQQAIRHAAGDQRLMNPVSLVENHSACRTNREGQRVLPNGQVWKPHLLLLSFASKILAEANTLLKLQDGPPGKPLTRARAPPLAFLLTSLLRSRPQLKLPHDQYDDDDDTLDDDLDESINSDDESEFDKLPPFKNLTKTQLAGLSKLQRKAYYDELEYREKLFMKKQLREETQRRKMMKKMAAAANDMPTDYSDGLEETGGETSGPVSMADLPLPVSFDSDNPTHRYRFLDTTNQWLVRPVHDSHSWDHDVGYEGVNMERSFAIRNKVPMSFSGQVTKDKKEAHFQMELAASVKHNEGKSTTLGLDLQQIGKDIAYTLRTDTKFSNFRRNKVTASLSVTHMGDAVTAGVKVEDKLIVTRRAQVVMSGGAIAGSGDVAYGGSLEATLRDKEFPLGRFLTTLSVSLMDWHGDLATGWNAQTQIPIGRLTNLIGSINFNNRGQGQVSIRLNSSEHLQIAFVALVPLFRKLLGYPQQLQFEY; encoded by the coding sequence ATGGAATATAAGGGTTTTGCTAATGAGGATTCTGAGGTAAATGGTAGTGAAAGGAAGGATATGTTTATTGCGGAAGTTAGTTCAGTTGATTCGGGGGAATTGAGGAGGGGTGATTTGGGGGAGAAAGTTGTAATGAAGAATGAATTGGGTGGTTTTGGAAAGGTAGTCGACGCGGATAATTGTACGATTGAAGGAGATGTGAGTGTTGGTGAGGGTGATGGGAGAGGGGATAGTGGTGATGTCGGTGTTGATCAGGAAGGTGATAGAGATGTCATGATTTTGTCGAGTACTGTTGGGGTTGTGGATAATGGGAAAGATGGTTTGTGGGGGGTGGATGATTCAGTTGGTGTGTCTGTGTCAGAGTATGGAGTTGGGGGAAGTGGGGATAGTAATCTGGTTATTGGGGGTATGGAAACTGAATGTGATTTTTCGGACAATCAGAAAGCAGATCAATCAGTGATTTCAGAGGCTTCCATTAAGCAGGAAGCGCAGTTGGATAGAGTGGTTGGGGAGGTAGATGGCAGTGGTGAAGGGGAAGCTGCTCAGCGGAAGATATCTGAATTGAAGGAAGAAATCTCTTGCGAAACTGATAAGAAGTTGAAGATAAATGAAATTAATGGTATATCCAGTACTGACCGTCAAGATGACATGAACGAGGGGTTAAATGAAGTTTCAGATGGAACTTACTGTGACGAGAAAGCTGATTTGGTCAAAGAGTCAGTTATTGTAAGTAATGGAGATGGTGAAGAATCGGATGATGAAATTGCCGTGAAAAGGTCTGGTGTAGCTCTTCAGAATTGGCAAAATGGCGTTTCATTTTCCAAAGTTTTGAATTCAAATGGTTTTGAAGGAAGTGGACATGGTTCTCAGGTGCAAGAGGCTGATTCCATGCTTGATCAAATTGATTTAAGTGTAGGTCTAAACACAAAAACTGCTACAGTTAGTAGCACACACCAAGATGAGAAAATTGTGGATGCGGAAGGCGTCTCAGCTGGATCACATTCTGGTGAACAAGCAGATGAAACTGAAACACCATGCAATGAGTTGGGTAATGTTGAAATGGAATTGCCAACTGATAGTACCAGTGGCCTGCACGAAAACCAAACTTCTACACTAGGTGCAGATGGCAAGGGCCCAGCGAAAGAGTTATCAGTCAGTGAGTTGAAGCAGTCCGAGGTAAGTCGTAAATTGGATGATAATATCTGTACATCAGTGAAAGAAAGTATACAGACATTAGAGGTTGATATCACATCTTCCAGTGAAGTCTCTCTAAAGGAGGATGATAAAAGTGAAGGTGCTGCATCTCACGTTGAGAAAAGCTTGAATCATTCAGTTACTAATCAGAAGAGTTTAAGTGTTGACAAATCAAATTCTGCTGTTGGGAAGATCGAAAAGGAAGTATCAAACTCTGCACAGCAGAAGCAGACTACCGGAGACACTAAAGGATCAGAGACCAGGTCAGTGGCTACGCCTTCCCCTGCAGGCCTTGGTCGTGCCGCCCCACTGTTAGAACCATCTTCTCGAGTAGTGTCACAGGCGCGTGTAAATGGAACAGGCTCTCATATGCATAACCAAGTTGCTGAAGAATCAGCAAATGGAGATGCTGAGGAAAATGACGAGACAAGAGAAAAACTTCAAATGATTCGTGTTAAATTTCTACGCCTTGCTCATAGGCTGGGGCAGACTCCACATAATGTCGTAGTTGCACAGGTGTTATACAGATTAGGATTAGCTGAGCAGCTGCGGGGGAGAAATGGGGGACGTGGTGCGACTTTTAGCTTTGATCGGGCAAGTGCAATGGCAGAGCAGTTGGAATCAGCGGGGCAAGAACCCTTAGATTTCTCATGCACTATCATGGTCCTAGGAAAAACTGGAGTTGGTAAAAGTGCAACTATCAACTCCATTTTCGATCAGGTGATGTTTAATACTGATGCCTTTAAGTCGGAAACAAAGAAGGTTCAGGATGTTGTGGGTACTGTGCAGGGAATTAAGGTGCGAGTCATTGATACGCCAGGCCTTTTGCCTTCTTGGTCAGATCAACATCGCAATGTGAAAATACTCGAGTCGGTTCGGAGGTTTATCAAAAAATCACCTCCAGATATTGTTCTATATCTTGATAGGTTAGACATGCAGAGCAGGGATTCTGGTGACATGCCGTTATTACGTACAATTACAGATACATTTGGTCCTTCAATATGGTTTAATGCGATTGTAGTTTTGACACATGCTGCATCAGCTCCTCCAGAGGGCCCAAATGGTGTTCCTACTGGTTATGATATGTTTCTCACTCAGCGTTCTCATGTTGTTCAGCAAGCAATTCGTCATGCTGCTGGGGATCAGCGGCTCATGAACCCCGTCTCCTTGGTGGAGAATCATTCTGCATGTCGAACAAACAGAGAGGGCCAGAGAGTGTTGCCTAATGGTCAGGTGTGGAAGCCTCATTTATTGTTGCTCTCCTTTGCATCAAAAATTCTGGCAGAAGCGAATACACTTTTGAAGTTGCAGGATGGTCCACCTGGAAAGCCTTTAACTAGAGCTAGAGCACCACCTTTAGCATTTCTTTTGACATCTCTTCTCCGTTCGAGACCACAGTTGAAGCTGCCGCACGACCAATATGACGATGATGATGACACGCTAGATGATGATCTTGATGAGTCAATTAATTCAGATGATGAATCAGAGTTTGATAAATTGCCCCCATTTAAAAATTTGACTAAAACTCAGCTGGCTGGACTTTCTAAGTTGCAGAGGAAGGCTTACTATGACGAACTAGAATACAGGGAAAAACTGTTTATGAAGAAACAGTTAAGAGAAGAGACGCAGAGGAGGAAAATGATGAAAAAAATGGCAGCGGCTGCTAATGATATGCCTACTGACTACAGTGATGGATTAGAAGAGACTGGCGGTGAAACATCTGGGCCAGTTTCCATGGCTGATTTGCCCTTGCCTGTTTCTTTTGATTCTGATAATCCCACTCACCGGTATCGTTTTCTTGATACTACAAACCAATGGCTTGTAAGGCCTGTTCATGACAGTCATAGTTGGGATCATGATGTTGGTTATGAAGGTGTAAATATGGAAAGGTCGTTTGCGATTAGAAACAAGGTTCCTATGTCTTTTTCCGGACAGGTTACAAAGGATAAAAAGGAGGCTCATTTTCAAATGGAACTAGCAGCTTCTGTTAAACATAATGAAGGGAAATCAACTACTTTAGGTCTTGATTTGCAGCAGATTGGAAAGGACATTGCTTATACTCTACGCACTGATACAAAATTTAGTAATTTTAGGCGTAATAAGGTGACAGCTAGTCTTTCAGTGACTCATATGGGCGATGCTGTAACAGCTGGAGTGAAAGTCGAGGACAAATTAATTGTTACCAGGCGAGCACAAGTTGTCATGTCTGGTGGTGCAATCGCTGGAAGTGGTGATGTTGCCTACGGTGGGAGTTTGGAAGCCACTTTAAGAGATAAGGAATTTCCCCTTGGTCGTTTTCTTACAACTCTCAGTGTCTCTCTGATGGATTGGCATGGAGATCTAGCCACTGGGTGGAATGCTCAGACGCAGATTCCAATTGGACGGTTAACAAACTTGATTGGTAGCATAAATTTCAATAACAGGGGTCAGGGGCAAGTAAGTATCCGGTTAAACAGTTCTGAGCACCTTCAGATAGCGTTCGTTGCACTTGTTCCTCTTTTCAGAAAGTTACTTGGTTACCCTCAGCAATTGCAATTTGAATATTGA